Part of the Halobaculum halobium genome, GGGCGTCGTCGAGCCCCCACAGCGGGTGCTCTTCGGGGAGCGGCTCGGGGTCCGTCACGTCGAGGAACGCCCCGCGGATTTGGTTCCATCGCAGCGCATGCACCAGGTCGTCGGTGTCGACGACCGGCCCGCGGGCGATGTTCACGAGCGTCGCGTGCGGCGGGAGCGTCCGCAGCGCCTCCCGGTCGATCAACCCCTCGGTCGTGTCGGTCAGCGGGCACGCGAGCACGAGGTGGTCGGCGCGCGCGAGCACCTCGTGGAGGTCGTCGAACCCGAACACCTCGTCCACGGGACCGCCCTTCTCTGGCGTGTACCGGACGCCGAGCCGCTCGACGCCGAACGGCTCCAGCCGCTCGGCGACCGCAGTGCCGATGGCGCCGAGGCCGACGATCGCGACCGTCGAGTCGTACAGCTCCCGCGTCCGGTACGCGCGCCACTCGCGGCGGTCCTGCTGGCGGGTCGCCCGCCGGAAGTCGCGCGCGAGTGAGACGAGCGCGCCGATCACGTACTCCGAGATGTTCGGGGCGTGGACCCCCGAAGCGTTCGTGACGGCGACGCCGGCGTCCTCGAAGGCGTCCAGATCGAGGTGGCCGACGCCGGCGTAGACACCGGCGAACAGCCGCAGCGACGACGATCCGTCGAGAGCATCCTCGGCGGCGACGCCCTCGCCGGTGACGACGTCGGCGGTTCGGATCGCCTCGCGTTCCTCGTCCGGCGTCTCCGCGAGGACGACCTCGTGGTCGGGGAGTCGCTCGCGCAGCAGCTCGGCGTACTCCGCGGCGGGATGGCCGTGGATCTTCTGACGGGTGACGACGATGCGCATGCGCGCCGCCACGACCGGCCCCGACTTAACCGCGCCGACAGCGGCGGGCCGCACCGGGCTCGCGACACTCTGTAGCGCGACCCCGGAGTCGCCGCGAACGCGGTGCGGGGATCAGTCGTCGACGACCTCGTTCGCGAGCGTGCCGACGCCCTCGTAGGTGATCTCGACGGCGTCGCCCGGCTCGACCAGTCCGGGGTTGGCGGGGGATCCGAACGCGACGCAGTCGCCCGCGCGGAACCGGAAGCGCTTCGAGAGGAACGAGACGATCTCGTGGGGGTCGAACAGCATCAGCTCGGTGTTCGCCTCCTGTCGGCGCTCGCCGGCGACGTCGGTGTGCATGTCGATACCCGTGGGGTCCACGTCCGTCTCGATCCACGGCCCCAGCGGGCCGGACGCGGTGAACGCCTTGCGCGCGGTCCGCCCCTGCTGGTCGAGCGCGTCCACGTCGTTCATCACCGTGTACCCCCGGACGGCGTCTGACACCTCCTCGGGCGCGAGATCCGAACACGGCTCGTCGATAACGGCGACGAGTTCGCCCGCGTAGGTCAGTTCGTCGGTCCACCCGGGGTAGGGAATCGGGTCGCGGTGGCCGACGACCGCGTGCGGCGGCTTGATGAAGAAGTCCGGCTCGTCGGGGCGCTCGTAGTCCATCTGATCGAGCGTCGCGGCGAAGTTGCGGCCGACGCAAAACACCGCGTCCGGCTCGCAGGGTGCCAGCAGGTCCGCCTCGTCGACCGCGTACTCGCCGTCGTCGGTGACGAGTCTGCCGTCGCGGTACTCCCCCTGCCTGACGCCGTCTTCAGTGCGGGCGCGCGCGAGTCGCATGGTCGGTCGGTGCCGGCGAGATAGCAAGTAGCTCACGGTCGATCGGTCGAAGAGGGCTCGACCGATCGCCAGTCGTACGAAAGCCGACGCCGGGGAAAACACCTAATCCCCCCGCCCGATCCAGACCGTATGAGTTCTAGAACCGACACGACTGTCGAGGAAGCGATGTCGACTCCGCTCGAGACGATCGCGAAGGACGCGACGGTCCGAGAGGCCGCACGGCGGATGCGCGCGAAGAACATCAACGCGCTCGTCGTCGTGACCACGCCGCGCGCCATCGTCAGCAACACCGACGTCGTCGACGCCGTCGCCGAGGGCCGCGACGTCTCCTCGCTCCGGGTCGAAGACGTGATGACGACCGATGTCGAGACCGTCACGCCTGACCTCTACATGCAGGAGGTCGCCGAGATGATGACCACGTACGGCATCAAACACCTCCCCGTCGTCGACGGGGACTACGTCGGGATGATCTCGTCGACCGACGTCACCGCGTACCTCTCGTAGGCGTCGGCGAAGGCCGGTGGTTCGGCCGGAGAACCCCGACGGAAGCGTGCTCGCGGTCGGTCGTCCGATCGCCGTCGGCCGCTCAGTTCCCGACCTGCGTCGCGCGCTCGACGACTTCCTGGCCGTAGATATCGGCCAACTCCTCGTGCTGGTCCGGTCGGTGCTCGTACACGTCTTGGAACAGCGTGATCGGCGTCTGTGCTGCCTGATAGGTCGCCTCGTCCCACATGCGGTCCTTACTGAGGTCGATCTCGACCCCGTCGATCGACAGCGTTGCGGACTGCGTCATCGCGATCGCGCCCTTACCAGCTTCCTTGGCCGCCTCGAACTCCTCCATCGACTCGACGATGTCGTCCATGCTCGGGACGTAGGAGGTGCGGTCGAGCAGCGCCTCGCGGAGCTCGTCCCCGCCGAGCTCGCGCTCGTCGCCATCGATCGCGAGCACGTACGCGCCTCCCGACTCAGTGAGCGACACGTCGTCGCCGTCGTACACCTCGCGGCCGTCCTCGCTCGCGAGTTCGACGTCCTCGCCGCCGACCTCGAGCAGCCACGTGCCGGTCTTCGGCGGCAGCGGCTCCGTGTTCGCGATCTCGACCTGCTTGGGCGTGAGCGACCAGATGCCCGTCATCCCCTTCGCGCGGTTCGCCTCCATTCGCTCCTTGTACCCCTCCACGTCGCGGATGTTGTCGTACGGGCCGTCGACGGCGATGAGGCCGGCCGAGGAGGCCCCCTTGGAGGTGTTGTGTCGCAGTTCGGGCCACTCGGGCAGCTCGCCGGTCGGCGTCATCGCGCGCATGTCCTTCGTGTAGTCGACCTCGCCGTCGACGAGCAGGAACATGCGTTCGAGCGTGTTCGAGGGCTTGCCCATCTCGTCGCGCACGCGATTGAGGGCGATCTCGGCCTCGCCGGACTCGACGATCACCGACATCGAGAGACTCCCCTCCTCCAGTCCGTGCTCGGCCTCGATCATCTGGAAGCACTCGTCGGCCTTCTTCCAGTCGTCGATGTCGCCGACCTCCGGGATCACGAACCCGTCGATGTGGTCGACCGCGCCGTTCGCGGGGTCGGCGATCGCGCGCATGTATTCGAACCCCGCGAGGCGCTTTTCGGCGTCGTCGCGGTGCCAGACGACCCGCGGGTGGATCTCTCCGGGGAACTCCGCGCCGTGTTCGCCGACCACGTCGATGATGTTCTGCGCGCCCTCGTCTCGCATGGACGGCGCCGTCGCGTCCTCGTTGTCCGGCACCCACACGTCGGGCGCCTGGATACC contains:
- a CDS encoding D-2-hydroxyacid dehydrogenase, producing the protein MRIVVTRQKIHGHPAAEYAELLRERLPDHEVVLAETPDEEREAIRTADVVTGEGVAAEDALDGSSSLRLFAGVYAGVGHLDLDAFEDAGVAVTNASGVHAPNISEYVIGALVSLARDFRRATRQQDRREWRAYRTRELYDSTVAIVGLGAIGTAVAERLEPFGVERLGVRYTPEKGGPVDEVFGFDDLHEVLARADHLVLACPLTDTTEGLIDREALRTLPPHATLVNIARGPVVDTDDLVHALRWNQIRGAFLDVTDPEPLPEEHPLWGLDDARITPHNAGHTPRYFERVADILAGNVERLAAGDDSALELENRVV
- a CDS encoding fumarylacetoacetate hydrolase family protein, yielding MRLARARTEDGVRQGEYRDGRLVTDDGEYAVDEADLLAPCEPDAVFCVGRNFAATLDQMDYERPDEPDFFIKPPHAVVGHRDPIPYPGWTDELTYAGELVAVIDEPCSDLAPEEVSDAVRGYTVMNDVDALDQQGRTARKAFTASGPLGPWIETDVDPTGIDMHTDVAGERRQEANTELMLFDPHEIVSFLSKRFRFRAGDCVAFGSPANPGLVEPGDAVEITYEGVGTLANEVVDD
- a CDS encoding CBS domain-containing protein yields the protein MSSRTDTTVEEAMSTPLETIAKDATVREAARRMRAKNINALVVVTTPRAIVSNTDVVDAVAEGRDVSSLRVEDVMTTDVETVTPDLYMQEVAEMMTTYGIKHLPVVDGDYVGMISSTDVTAYLS
- the aceB gene encoding malate synthase AceB, which codes for MSVQRNYEREFVRTFFTSPTAVQGEDDSAKMIRSAAGLRGIQAPDVWVPDNEDATAPSMRDEGAQNIIDVVGEHGAEFPGEIHPRVVWHRDDAEKRLAGFEYMRAIADPANGAVDHIDGFVIPEVGDIDDWKKADECFQMIEAEHGLEEGSLSMSVIVESGEAEIALNRVRDEMGKPSNTLERMFLLVDGEVDYTKDMRAMTPTGELPEWPELRHNTSKGASSAGLIAVDGPYDNIRDVEGYKERMEANRAKGMTGIWSLTPKQVEIANTEPLPPKTGTWLLEVGGEDVELASEDGREVYDGDDVSLTESGGAYVLAIDGDERELGGDELREALLDRTSYVPSMDDIVESMEEFEAAKEAGKGAIAMTQSATLSIDGVEIDLSKDRMWDEATYQAAQTPITLFQDVYEHRPDQHEELADIYGQEVVERATQVGN